The Channa argus isolate prfri chromosome 13, Channa argus male v1.0, whole genome shotgun sequence DNA window TTATTCCCTCTTCTTTGTATGTTCTGATAACTTAAGACACCTGCACACAAAATTAATTAGATCATTATATTGTCTCTCTACTAGATATCTCCATGTCCGTCAACCAGAGGTTGCTACAGGTGTTCCAGGTAGAAGAAGTTCAGTACCGGTTGTGTCTTCCTCCAGTGTGGGTCATGCCCCACCTGACAGAAGAGGGTCAGAGCCTGCACTTCTGCAGGCTGAGGTAACATCCAGGCGGCAATTCAACAGCTCTGAGTCGCTGGCTAACTTCTCAGAACCACCACACATTAGCCATGTGACAGCAGATATTGTTGAGGAACAACTACAAGGTATTTGATGTTGTAGTTTGACCTTATGTTCACACTATAgggacatttcttttttttattttttccaattgGTTAAAGTTTCTCTAATTCATTCGCAGACACTGACTCTCAAACTGCCTCTCAGGAATTGAGCCAATCCTCAGAAGTTGCTCAGGCAGGTGCATATGAGCGAAGAAATGACAAGGTTTGCATCCAATTTATGTTACGTTTGCTCATTTTGCAAAGTTTAGTGGCAGGAGTGGGCAGTCAGAGTTCAATTTATCATTTCAGTTGAATGAATGGTGTCATTTTAAGTCGTCCTGCTGCTCTTTGCAAACTAGTCTAGTTGTACTTTGCATCCCattttgacaaaatgaaaaggGAACGGATCATAAACCATATTCATTGATGTGAGCTTTTAGCCAGCTTGCTCAACCCCATGTAGTTGTGAGCTGAACTAGATTAAACTCAGGAGACTTCTACTGATTGCAAACTTTGTGTTCAGGAAACTACTTCATCTGAGACCAGAGAGGATGGAGCTGCTGCAGCGGCCTCTAGTACCCTGGGGAGAgttgaggaagaggaggccTTCCTTCAGAGTAAAAATGTGACCTGTGGTATCTGCATGGACAAGGTGTATGAAAAGACAGATCCAAGACACCATGTTTTTGGAATCTTGCCAAACTGCAATCATTCGTTCTGTTTACAATGTATTATGACCTGGAGGAAAACAAGAGACCTAGGGCCAGATGTAGTAAAGTAAGTGTCAGTATTCAAATtattgcatctcatgaaacaacATACTGGACTTTAGTTGACTTCATGGTTGAATAACTATTCCTTAAGGAGCTGCCCACAGTGCCGAGTGAAGTCCGCCTTTTATGTGCCAAACAAATACTGGGTTGAAGGAGAAGCAAAGGAAAGTGTTGTTGCTACCTTTAAAGAGAAATTCAGGTATGTgacttcacctttttttttttttccaatactactaaatgttataaaatgtttactCCTACATGTGTAAATGCATAATTGTGTCCAAATCAacgtttttttttggggggggggggttaatcTGTTAGCTCTGCAGTTTAATACAGTTGAATGTGAAGTATCACATGATTGCTCTGAGCAATATCTGgcaatatattattaaatagtTTAGCAACTTATTATTTCTAAAGGTTACCATGGTTAACTTCAGGGGCTCTATTACAGAAGCCCCCTAACTGCTAGATGGTATCTTAACTGTTTGGTAACTGGACTTGGGATCTGACAGATGAAGAGGTCTTATCTGCTATTTTAAAAGGTGTCAACAGCAGCTAGTAATCTGGCTGTTACAGTCTTCAAGGGGATATCATTGTAGTCATCATAGCATCAGGTGATTCCTAAAGTTAGGTTTTCTTGTAATGGCTTAAGATCTAAAAGCTTTCCTAACGTGGACTCAGGGTCTAAGGTAAGTTTAAGTATCTAGCTGTGATGTGTGCTGTGTTGAGTGAAATTTGCAAACAGAACACCTGATTATTGATATGAAAATTGAAATGAAGGCAAATGCTAAGGCAGGCCATGAATGTTCAAATGTTAAGATTAGTGTGTTTAATGTACTGAACTATAGTATAGGTTCAGTATAAATCTACAATACTACACAAAGggtaaaaatgtcagtttaaaaaaaaaaatcttaatccagtatttaaaattttattttcttattaggTTTACTCTCAACCCAATAACTGCATTCTTTTGACCTGAGAAATGCACACATGTAACTAGAGACCTTTCTGTCTCATCTCTTGTCTTTGCAGCAAGAAAAGCTGCAGTTACTATGCTCGTTACAGATGGTGTCCCTTTAAATCAGACTGCCTGTATCGGCATAACAAACCTGCACATGGCAGATCCTATATGGTAAATAAATGGTGTTCCTAAAGTATGCTGTAAGCAATCAGTACTCTTTGACTCAATCTGTTCGTTTTTCCATTTGATCCCTGTTCACAGTACGCtacagatgatgatgacgatACCGACGACGGTGAGGACTATGACGGTGTCGACCTCCTTAACTTTTTCATAGCAATGACCCTTCTCAGTGGTGACAGTGATGACGAAGACTTTGACTTCCCCTTTTATCTAACTGAGGAATATGGTTTCTGAGGCATTTCATTCTTTGCAGTGCCAGAAACCACTGAATGGAGGATCAACTATCTATTGGCCTGAGGGAACACATGGCTGCATTTTGAACCTTCTGACCTATTTGTATcaatattgaaaataattttttggaGAAGCCATGATCAGGGACATCAACCATGTGCCAAGTGTATTTACATTGGACTACAGCAGGCAGTTTTACTATCTTGCAGCCTTTCCCTCAGGGAGAAAATAGTGAGATCACCTTCAGTCTAATTACAACATTCTGGTAGAGAACAAGTACACTTGTCTCTCTGTGGCATACAGGTTGTTGCCCCTGTTGTAGATGCTTGTACCCTAGATAAAATTCATAAATGTATCCTAACAATTTTGTGGTTAATCTGTGACCTAGTTCCTGTTTATTACCCTTCATGACCATAGTGCTTTAAACATGTTACAGACTGTAAATTTCTCCTTGAACCCTGAACTGATTGAAGGCTAATTTCTGAATCTTTG harbors:
- the mkrn4 gene encoding makorin, ring finger protein, 4, which gives rise to MDDAWRHAQNTWRMDSFRNGTTCRHFINGFCRFGSRCNYRHEWPVAQSSQICRYFQKGGCWYGERCRYLHVRQPEVATGVPGRRSSVPVVSSSSVGHAPPDRRGSEPALLQAEVTSRRQFNSSESLANFSEPPHISHVTADIVEEQLQDTDSQTASQELSQSSEVAQAGAYERRNDKETTSSETREDGAAAAASSTLGRVEEEEAFLQSKNVTCGICMDKVYEKTDPRHHVFGILPNCNHSFCLQCIMTWRKTRDLGPDVVKSCPQCRVKSAFYVPNKYWVEGEAKESVVATFKEKFSKKSCSYYARYRWCPFKSDCLYRHNKPAHGRSYMYATDDDDDTDDGEDYDGVDLLNFFIAMTLLSGDSDDEDFDFPFYLTEEYGF